A genomic window from Solanum dulcamara chromosome 11, daSolDulc1.2, whole genome shotgun sequence includes:
- the LOC129874781 gene encoding uncharacterized protein LOC129874781, translating into MSKLWRAVATTAGGLRSTEVTSRRSYFTIQAIPREASGSRVSSRDRAQGRIPAVVFSQNYVQSKPNDTNSIVAASSVSRKFLLTTERKQIKTIIDSVDLPFFYSTTFPIQIRAGSGSSTLLESGKVLPIKIHKDEETGKILNLVFVWAEDGTKLRVDVPVVFKGEHECPGLKKGGYLNKIRPTLKFLCPAEHVPQKLEVDVSQLDVEDKVYLHDIDVHPTWKLLSKNEAIPVCKVKATPVDR; encoded by the exons ATGTCGAAATTGTGGCGTGCGGTGGCAACCACCGCCGGAGGTCTGAGGTCGACGGAGGTGACTAGCAGGAGATCGTATTTTACAATCCAAGCGATCCCTAGGGAGGCTAGCGGAAGCAGAGTTTCCAGTAGGGACCGAGCCCAAGGTCGTATTCCGGCGGTCGTCTTCTCACAGAACTACGTCCAGTCAAAACCTAACGATACAAATTCCATTGTCGCTGCAAGTTCTGTTTCTAGAAAGTTCCTCCTTACCACTGAAAGGAAGCAGATTAAAACGATCATTGATTCGGTTGATCTCCCTTTCTTCTATTCGACAACCTTCCCAATTCAGATTCGAGCCGGTTCGGGCTCGTCAACTTTACTGGAGTCTGGAAAAGTACTTCCCATTAAG ATTCATAAGGATGAAGAGACTGGGAAGATATTGAATTTGGTCTTTGTATGGGCAGAAGATGGAACAAAATTAAGGGTCGACGTGCCTGTTGTGTTCAAAGGGGAGCACGAGTGCCCTGGTCTCAAGAAAG GTGGTTATCTAAACAAGATCAGACCTACCCTAAAGTTCTTGTGCCCAGCCGAGCATGTACCTCAAAAACTTGAGGTCGACGTAAGTCAGCTAGATGTTGAAGACAAAGTATACCTGCATGATATCGATGTTCATCCAACTTGGAAGCTCTTAAGCAAGAACGAGGCCATCCCTGTTTGTAAGGTTAAGGCAACACCAGTTGATAGGTAA